From the Musa acuminata AAA Group cultivar baxijiao chromosome BXJ1-2, Cavendish_Baxijiao_AAA, whole genome shotgun sequence genome, one window contains:
- the LOC135607409 gene encoding heat shock 70 kDa protein 14-like isoform X1, giving the protein MSVVGFDVGNESCIVAVARQRGIDVVLNDESKRETPAVVCFGEKQRFIGTAGAASSMMNPKNTVSQIKRLVGRKFSDPELQRDIQSLPFKVTEGPDGFPLIHVNYLGEQRTFTPTQILAMVLSDLKGIAEKNMHAAVVDCCIGIPVYFTDIQRRAVLDAATIAGLHPLQLFHETTATALAYGIYKTDFPENDQLNVAFVDVGHASMQVCVAGFKKGQLKILAHSYDRSLGGRDFDEMLFKHFAAKFKDEYKIDVYQNVRACLRLWAACEKLKKVLSANPDAPLNIECLMDEKDVRGFIKREEFEQISAPILERVKRPLEKALVEAGLSVENIHSVEVVGSGSRVPAIIRILTEFFRKEPRRTMNASECVARGCSLQCAILSPTFKVREFQVHESFPLSIALSWKGSTPDSQNGESESQQSSVVFPKGNPIPSVKALTFYRSNTFTVDIIYTDGGDLQVPSKISTYAIGPFQSGKGGIVKLKVKVRMNLHGIVSVESATMLEEEEVDVPVSSATELTMEATNMDMDEATNDSSKIENDVNMQEAKGSVGNSSGGIENGTSEIEENAVRMETDTKVEVPRKVKKTNVPITELVYGGMLAEELQKAVEKEFEMALQDKVMEETKDRKNTVEAYVYDMRNKLHDKYQDFVTSTEKEEFIAKLQEVEDWLYEDGEDETKGVYVAKLEELKKTGDPIEERYREWAERGPAIDQLVYCINSFREAALSSDPRFDHINITEKQKVINECGGVEAWLREKQKLQDALPKSATQVLLSADLKRKAETLDRFCKPIMTKPKPPPAKPQLPLTEMPAAQPQTGEQQHMGNRTADGSS; this is encoded by the exons ATGAGTGTTGTTGGATTTGACGTTGGAAATGAGAGCTGCATTGTTGCTGTTGCCCGCCAACGCGGCATCGACGTGGTGCTCAATGACGAATCGAAGCGTGAGACTCCTGCCGTGGTCTGCTTTGGAGAGAAGCAGCGGTTCATCGGAACTGCTGGAGCGGCGTCCTCCATGATGAACCCCAAGAACACAGTTTCACAGATAAAGCGCCTCGTCGGCAGGAAATTTTCCGATCCCGAGCTCCAGAGGGATATCCAATCCCTTCCATTCAAGGTGACCGAAGGGCCAGATGGGTTCCCGCTAATCCATGTCAACTATCTTGGTGAGCAGAGGACCTTTACTCCAACCCAAATTCTTGCGATGGTTCTTTCCGACCTGAAGGGGATTGCCGAGAAGAATATGCATGCGGCTGTTGTGGATTGCTGCATAGGAATTCCAGTGTACTTTACTGATATCCAGAGAAGGGCAGTGCTGGATGCTGCCACCATTGCTGGATTGCATCCTCTCCAGTTGTTCCATGAGACCACTGCCACTGCATTGGCTTATGGTATCTATAAGACGGACTTCCCAGAGAATGATCAGCTGAATGTGGCTTTTGTTGATGTGGGTCATGCAAGCATGCAGGTCTGCGTTGCTGGGTTTAAGAAGGGGCAGCTGAAGATTTTGGCACATTCTTATGATCGGTCCCTTGGAGGGAGAGATTTTGATGAAATGCTTTTCAAGCACTTTGCTGCCAAATTCAAGGATGAATACAAGATCGATGTGTATCAGAATGTACGAGCTTGCCTCAGGCTTTGGGCAGCGTGTGAAAAGCTGAAAAAGGTTCTCAGTGCAAACCCAGACGCACCACTGAACATTGAGTGTTTGATGGATGAGAAGGATGTGAGAGGGTTTATCAAAAGGGAAGAATTTGAGCAGATCAGCGCCCCAATATTGGAACGAGTTAAACGGCCATTGGAGAAGGCACTTGTGGAAGCAGGGTTGAGTGTGGAGAATATTCACTCGGTTGAGGTTGTTGGGTCAGGTTCCCGAGTTCCAGCTATTATTAGAATCTTGACTGAGTTTTTCAGGAAAGAGCCTAGACGGACAATGAATGCAAGTGAGTGTGTTGCTCGAGGCTGTTCACTACAATGTGCCATCCTCAGTCCAACATTTAAAGTCCGGGAATTTCAG GTTCATGAGAGTTTCCCCTTGTCAATAGCATTGTCATGGAAAGGATCTACCCCTGATTCCCAGAATGGAGAATCAGAAAGTCAACAGAGTTCAGTCGTGTTTCCCAAGGGAAATCCAATCCCTAGTGTCAAAGCTCTTACGTTTTATAGATCTAATACTTTTACAGTCGATATCATTTACACTGATGGTGGTGATTTGCAAGTTCCATCAAAGATTAGCACATATGCG ATTGGTCCTTTCCAATCTGGCAAAGGTGGGATTGTGAAGTTGAAAGTAAAAGTTCGGATGAATCTTCATGGAATTGTTTCTGTTGAATCAGCCACT atgttggaagaagaagaagttgatgTTCCAGTGTCAAGCGCTACAGAGCTAACAATGGAGGCTACAAATATGGACATGGATGAAGCAACAAATGATTCCTCCAAAATTGAAAATGATGTAAACATGCAGGAAGCTAAAGGTTCGGTTGGTAATTCTAGTGGTGGGATTGAGAATGGGACATCAGAGATCGAGGAAAACGCTGTGAGGATGGAGACAGATACCAAG GTGGAAGTTCCTAGAAAGGTCAAGAAAACCAACGTTCCCATAACTGAATTGGTTTATGGTGGGATGTTAGCTGAAGAATTGCAAAAAGCAGTTGAGAAAGAGTTTGAGATGGCTCTCCAAGACAAGGTGATGGAAGAAACTAAGGACAGGAAAAACACTGTGGAGGCATATGTGTATGACATGCGAAACAAG CTGCATGACAAATATCAGGACTTTGTAACATCAACAGAGAAGGAAGAGTTTATTGCAAAGCTACAGGAAGTTGAGGATTGGTTGTATGAAGATGGAGAGGATGAAACAAAGGGTGTTTATGTTGCTAAGCTTGAGGAGCTCAAAAAG ACAGGTGATCCGATTGAAGAGCGTTACAGGGAGTGGGCAGAGAGAGGTCCTGCTATTGATCAACTTGTTTATTGCATTAATAGTTTCAGAGAAGCAGCATTGTCCAGTGATCCTAGATTTGATCACATTAATATAACTGAAAAGCAGAAG GTGATTAATGAGTGTGGTGGAGTAGAAGCATGGCTAAGGGAGAAGCAGAAGCTGCAGGATGCTTTACCCAAATCTGCCACTCAGGTTCTTCTTTCTGCAGATCTGAAGAGAAAAGCTGAAACATTAGACAG GTTTTGCAAGCCAATAATGACAAAGCCAAAGCCACCTCCAGCCAAGCCACAACTCCCTCTAACTGAGATGCCAGCAGCTCAACCCCAAACCGGTGAGCAGCAGCATATGGGAAATCGCACTGCTGACGGTAGCAGTTAG
- the LOC135607409 gene encoding heat shock 70 kDa protein 14-like isoform X2 has translation MSVVGFDVGNESCIVAVARQRGIDVVLNDESKRETPAVVCFGEKQRFIGTAGAASSMMNPKNTVSQIKRLVGRKFSDPELQRDIQSLPFKVTEGPDGFPLIHVNYLGEQRTFTPTQILAMVLSDLKGIAEKNMHAAVVDCCIGIPVYFTDIQRRAVLDAATIAGLHPLQLFHETTATALAYGIYKTDFPENDQLNVAFVDVGHASMQVCVAGFKKGQLKILAHSYDRSLGGRDFDEMLFKHFAAKFKDEYKIDVYQNVRACLRLWAACEKLKKVLSANPDAPLNIECLMDEKDVRGFIKREEFEQISAPILERVKRPLEKALVEAGLSVENIHSVEVVGSGSRVPAIIRILTEFFRKEPRRTMNASECVARGCSLQCAILSPTFKVREFQVHESFPLSIALSWKGSTPDSQNGESESQQSSVVFPKGNPIPSVKALTFYRSNTFTVDIIYTDGGDLQVPSKISTYAIGPFQSGKGGIVKLKVKVRMNLHGIVSVESATMLEEEEVDVPVSSATELTMEATNMDMDEATNDSSKIENDVNMQEAKGSVGNSSGGIENGTSEIEENAVRMETDTKVEVPRKVKKTNVPITELVYGGMLAEELQKAVEKEFEMALQDKVMEETKDRKNTVEAYVYDMRNKLHDKYQDFVTSTEKEEFIAKLQEVEDWLYEDGEDETKGVYVAKLEELKKTGDPIEERYREWAERGPAIDQLVYCINSFREAALSSDPRFDHINITEKQKVINECGGVEAWLREKQKLQDALPKSATQVLLSADLKRKAETLDRYIRTGFASQ, from the exons ATGAGTGTTGTTGGATTTGACGTTGGAAATGAGAGCTGCATTGTTGCTGTTGCCCGCCAACGCGGCATCGACGTGGTGCTCAATGACGAATCGAAGCGTGAGACTCCTGCCGTGGTCTGCTTTGGAGAGAAGCAGCGGTTCATCGGAACTGCTGGAGCGGCGTCCTCCATGATGAACCCCAAGAACACAGTTTCACAGATAAAGCGCCTCGTCGGCAGGAAATTTTCCGATCCCGAGCTCCAGAGGGATATCCAATCCCTTCCATTCAAGGTGACCGAAGGGCCAGATGGGTTCCCGCTAATCCATGTCAACTATCTTGGTGAGCAGAGGACCTTTACTCCAACCCAAATTCTTGCGATGGTTCTTTCCGACCTGAAGGGGATTGCCGAGAAGAATATGCATGCGGCTGTTGTGGATTGCTGCATAGGAATTCCAGTGTACTTTACTGATATCCAGAGAAGGGCAGTGCTGGATGCTGCCACCATTGCTGGATTGCATCCTCTCCAGTTGTTCCATGAGACCACTGCCACTGCATTGGCTTATGGTATCTATAAGACGGACTTCCCAGAGAATGATCAGCTGAATGTGGCTTTTGTTGATGTGGGTCATGCAAGCATGCAGGTCTGCGTTGCTGGGTTTAAGAAGGGGCAGCTGAAGATTTTGGCACATTCTTATGATCGGTCCCTTGGAGGGAGAGATTTTGATGAAATGCTTTTCAAGCACTTTGCTGCCAAATTCAAGGATGAATACAAGATCGATGTGTATCAGAATGTACGAGCTTGCCTCAGGCTTTGGGCAGCGTGTGAAAAGCTGAAAAAGGTTCTCAGTGCAAACCCAGACGCACCACTGAACATTGAGTGTTTGATGGATGAGAAGGATGTGAGAGGGTTTATCAAAAGGGAAGAATTTGAGCAGATCAGCGCCCCAATATTGGAACGAGTTAAACGGCCATTGGAGAAGGCACTTGTGGAAGCAGGGTTGAGTGTGGAGAATATTCACTCGGTTGAGGTTGTTGGGTCAGGTTCCCGAGTTCCAGCTATTATTAGAATCTTGACTGAGTTTTTCAGGAAAGAGCCTAGACGGACAATGAATGCAAGTGAGTGTGTTGCTCGAGGCTGTTCACTACAATGTGCCATCCTCAGTCCAACATTTAAAGTCCGGGAATTTCAG GTTCATGAGAGTTTCCCCTTGTCAATAGCATTGTCATGGAAAGGATCTACCCCTGATTCCCAGAATGGAGAATCAGAAAGTCAACAGAGTTCAGTCGTGTTTCCCAAGGGAAATCCAATCCCTAGTGTCAAAGCTCTTACGTTTTATAGATCTAATACTTTTACAGTCGATATCATTTACACTGATGGTGGTGATTTGCAAGTTCCATCAAAGATTAGCACATATGCG ATTGGTCCTTTCCAATCTGGCAAAGGTGGGATTGTGAAGTTGAAAGTAAAAGTTCGGATGAATCTTCATGGAATTGTTTCTGTTGAATCAGCCACT atgttggaagaagaagaagttgatgTTCCAGTGTCAAGCGCTACAGAGCTAACAATGGAGGCTACAAATATGGACATGGATGAAGCAACAAATGATTCCTCCAAAATTGAAAATGATGTAAACATGCAGGAAGCTAAAGGTTCGGTTGGTAATTCTAGTGGTGGGATTGAGAATGGGACATCAGAGATCGAGGAAAACGCTGTGAGGATGGAGACAGATACCAAG GTGGAAGTTCCTAGAAAGGTCAAGAAAACCAACGTTCCCATAACTGAATTGGTTTATGGTGGGATGTTAGCTGAAGAATTGCAAAAAGCAGTTGAGAAAGAGTTTGAGATGGCTCTCCAAGACAAGGTGATGGAAGAAACTAAGGACAGGAAAAACACTGTGGAGGCATATGTGTATGACATGCGAAACAAG CTGCATGACAAATATCAGGACTTTGTAACATCAACAGAGAAGGAAGAGTTTATTGCAAAGCTACAGGAAGTTGAGGATTGGTTGTATGAAGATGGAGAGGATGAAACAAAGGGTGTTTATGTTGCTAAGCTTGAGGAGCTCAAAAAG ACAGGTGATCCGATTGAAGAGCGTTACAGGGAGTGGGCAGAGAGAGGTCCTGCTATTGATCAACTTGTTTATTGCATTAATAGTTTCAGAGAAGCAGCATTGTCCAGTGATCCTAGATTTGATCACATTAATATAACTGAAAAGCAGAAG GTGATTAATGAGTGTGGTGGAGTAGAAGCATGGCTAAGGGAGAAGCAGAAGCTGCAGGATGCTTTACCCAAATCTGCCACTCAGGTTCTTCTTTCTGCAGATCTGAAGAGAAAAGCTGAAACATTAGACAG ATATATCCGTACAGGTTTTGCAAGCCAATAA
- the LOC135613088 gene encoding uncharacterized protein LOC135613088, whose amino-acid sequence MDHAKAIAASPSSSSSPREALANPEAESHISAILFDTWQQVQEAMQSMLKMTSEIEQSSAEIKEEIEKCKESVEVRGKALEEAKEHMQKTAIAVLQIFNGPEVV is encoded by the exons ATGGATCACGCGAAGGCGATCGCTGCGagcccttcctcctcttcttctccgcgGGAAGCCCTCGCCAATCCTGAAGCCGAATCCCACATCTCGGCGATCCTCTTCG ATACGTGGCAGCAAGTGCAAGAAGCTATGCAGAGCATGCTTAAAATGACTAG TGAGATCGAGCAAAGTTCTGCAGAGATAAAGGAAGAGATAGAGAAATGCAAGGAGTCGGTGGAAGTCAGGGGTAAAGCACTGGAGGAAGCGAAAGAACATATGCAGAAAACAGCTATTGCTGTGCTGCAGATATTCAATGGCCCTGAGGTCGTTTAA
- the LOC135607417 gene encoding coatomer subunit beta'-1-like isoform X2 has product MPLRLDIKRKLAQRSERVKSVDLHPTEPWILASLYSGSVCIWNYQTQTMVKSFEVTELPVRSAKFIARKQWVVAGADDMFIRVYNYNTMDKIKVFEAHTDYIRCVAIHPTLPYVLSSSDDMLIKLWDWEKGWMCTQIFEGHSHYVMQVVFNPKDTNTFASASLDRTIKIWNLGSPDPNFTLDAHSKGVNCVDYFTGGDRPYLITGSDDQTAKVWDYQTKSCVQTLEGHTHNVSAVCFHPELPIILTGSEDGTVRVWHATTYRLENTLNYGLERVWAVGYIKGSRRVVIGYDEGTIMVKIGREVPVASMDSSGKIIWAKHNEIQTVNIKTVGADFEVTDGERLPLAVKELGSCDLYPQSLKHNPNGRFVVVCGDGEYIIYTALAWRNRSFGSALEFVWSTDGEYAIRESTSKIKIFSKTFQERKSIRPTFSTEHIFGGTLLAMCSSDFICFYDWAECRLIRRIDVSVKNLYWADSGDLLVIASDTSFYILKYNRDVVSSYLENGKPVDDQGVEDAFELLHELNERVRTGIWVGDCFIYNNSSSRLNYCVGGEVTTMFHLDRPMYLLGYLASQSRVYLIDKEFNVMGYTLLLSLIEYKTLVMRGDLERASEVLPSIPKEHHNSVAHFLESRGMLEDALEVATDPDYRFDLAVQLGRLEIAKAIATEVQSESKWKQLGELAMSTGKLEMAEQCLSQAMDLSGLLLLYSALGDAEGINKLASLAKDQGKNNVAFLCLFMLGKLEDCLQLLVESNRIPEAALMARSYLPSKVSDIVSIWKKDLNKVNPKAAESLADPEEYPNLFEDWQIALAVESNVADKRGTYPPAEEYLHHTEKSNISLVEALKSMQVDDDALPLENGDSGHEAMEEIGVDDGQEEAVEVDVDYSTDSAVLVNGNEVLTSHE; this is encoded by the exons ATG CCTCTCAGACTAGATATCAAG AGGAAACTTGCTCAAAGGTCAGAAAGGGTAAAATCGGTAGATCTGCATCCAACAGAACCATG GATTCTTGCAAGTCTATATTCTGGAAGTGTCTGTATATGGAACTATCAAACACAG ACTATGGTAAAATCTTTTGAGGTCACTGAGTTACCAG TCCGATCAGCAAAATTTATAGCGCGGAAGCAGTGGGTTGTGGCTGGTGCAGATGATATGTTTATTCGTGTCTACAATTACAATACTATGGACAAAATTAAAGTATTTGAGGCACATACAGATTACATACGGTGTGTGGCTATACACCCAACACTTCCATATGTTTTGTCATCATCAGATGACATGCTGATAAAACTTTGGGACTGGGAGAAGGGTTGGATGTGTACCCAAATTTTTGAAGGACACTCTCACTATGTGATGCAAGTTGTCTTTAATCCAAAAGACACAAATACTTTTGCAAGTGCCTCCCTGGACCGCACAATAAAG ATATGGAATCTTGGTTCTCCAGATCCAAATTTTACTTTAGATGCTCATTCAAAAGGAGTAAATTGTGTTGATTATTTTACTGGTGGTGATAGGCCATATTTAATTACTGGTTCTGACGATCAAACTGCAAAG GTCTGGGACTATCAAACCAAGAGTTGTGTTCAAACACTTGAAGGTCATACACACAATGTTTCAGCTGTCTGTTTTCATCCTGAGCTTCCAATAATACTAACAGGTTCAGAGGATGGAACTGTTAGAGTTTGGCATGCAACTACATATAG ACTTGAAAATACACTAAATTATGGTCTGGAACGAGTTTGGGCTGTAGGATATATTAAGGGATCAAGAAG GGTTGTAATAGGATATGATGAAGGAACCATTATGGTGAAGATTGGTCGTGAAGTACCAGTTGCTAGCATGGACAGTAGTGGAAAAATCATTTGGGCAAAGCACAATGAGATTCAAACAGTTAACATCAAGACGGTCGGAGCTGATTTCGAG GTTACAGATGGTGAAAGATTACCTTTAGCTGTGAAGGAGTTAGGAAGCTGTGATCTCTATCCACAA AGTTTGAAGCACAATCCAAATGGAAGATTTGTCGTTGTTTGCGGAGATGGAGAATACATTATATATACTGCCTTAGCATGGAGGAACAGATCGTTTGGATCTGCTCTGGAGTTTGTCTGGTCAACTGATGGAGAGTATGCAATCAGGGAAAGTACATCAAAGATTAAGATCTTCAGTAAAACCTTTCAG GAGAGAAAAAGTATTAGGCCAACATTTTCCACAGAGCATATTTTTGGTGGAACACTGTTAGCTATGTGCTCCAGTGACTTCATTTGTTTTTATGATTGGGCCGAGTGCAGATTAATACGCCGGATTGATGTCAGTGTTAAA AATCTCTATTGGGCTGATAGTGGTGACCTACTGGTCATTGCTAGTGATACTTCCTTCTATATTCTTAAGTACAAT AGAGATGTTGTTTCCTCTTACCTAGAAAATGGAAAACCAGTAGATGACCAAGGTGTTGAAGATGCATTTGAGCTTCTTCATGAACTAAATGAGCGGGTTAGAACTGGGATATGGGTTGGTGACTGTTTCATTTATAATAATTCTTCTTCACGGCTAAATTATTGTGTTGGTGGAGAG GTGACCACCATGTTCCACTTGGATCGGCCTATGTACTTGCTAGGATATCTTGCTAGTCAAAGTCGGGTGTATCTTATTGACAAGGAGTTCAA tgTCATGGGTTACACCTTACTCCTCAGCTTGATTGAGTACAAGACACTTGTGATGCGTGGGGACTTGGAACGTGCTAGTGAAGTTTTGCCATCAATTCCGAAGGAACATCATAATAG tgtggcTCATTTCCTGGAATCTCGGGGCATGCTAGAGGATGCTCTTGAAGTAGCAACAGACCCTGATTACAGATTTGACCTAGCAGTTCAGCTTGGTAGATTGGAAATTGCAAAG GCGATTGCTACGGAAGTACAAAGTGAATCAAAGTGGAAGCAACTAGGAGAGTTGGCTATGTCTACCGGGAAG TTGGAGATGGCTGAGCAATGCCTGTCACAGGCTATGGATTTGAGTGGCTTATTGCTTCTTTACTCAGCTCTTGGTGATGCTGAAGGGATAAATAAACTTGCATCTCTTGCAAAAGACCAAGGAAAAAATAATGTTGCCTTTCTTTGTCTATTCATGCTAGGTAAATTGGAGGATTGCCTTCAGTTATTGGTGGAGAG TAACCGTATTCCAGAAGCTGCACTAATGGCAAGGTCTTATCTTCCAAGCAAAGTCTCAGATATTGTGTCAATTTGGAAAAAGGATCTCAACAAG GTCAATCCAAAAGCTGCAGAGTCTTTGGCTGATCCTGAAGAGTATCCTAATCTTTTTGAAGACTGGCAGATTGCTCTGGCTGTTGAATCGAATGTTGCTGATAAAAG GGGTACATATCCTCCTGCTGAGGAATATTTACACCATACTGAAAAGTCAAATATCAGTCTTGTGGAAGCTCTAAAAAGCATGCAAGTTGATGATGATGCCCTGCCTCTGGAAAATGGTGATTCTGGCCACGAG GCAATGGAAGAGATTGGAGTAGACGATGGTCAAGAGGAAGCTGTTGAAGTTGATGTAGATTATTCGACCGATAGTGCTGTCCTTGTCAATGGAAATGAGG TGCTAACTTCCCATGAATAG
- the LOC135607417 gene encoding coatomer subunit beta'-1-like isoform X1: MPLRLDIKRKLAQRSERVKSVDLHPTEPWILASLYSGSVCIWNYQTQTMVKSFEVTELPVRSAKFIARKQWVVAGADDMFIRVYNYNTMDKIKVFEAHTDYIRCVAIHPTLPYVLSSSDDMLIKLWDWEKGWMCTQIFEGHSHYVMQVVFNPKDTNTFASASLDRTIKIWNLGSPDPNFTLDAHSKGVNCVDYFTGGDRPYLITGSDDQTAKVWDYQTKSCVQTLEGHTHNVSAVCFHPELPIILTGSEDGTVRVWHATTYRLENTLNYGLERVWAVGYIKGSRRVVIGYDEGTIMVKIGREVPVASMDSSGKIIWAKHNEIQTVNIKTVGADFEVTDGERLPLAVKELGSCDLYPQSLKHNPNGRFVVVCGDGEYIIYTALAWRNRSFGSALEFVWSTDGEYAIRESTSKIKIFSKTFQERKSIRPTFSTEHIFGGTLLAMCSSDFICFYDWAECRLIRRIDVSVKNLYWADSGDLLVIASDTSFYILKYNRDVVSSYLENGKPVDDQGVEDAFELLHELNERVRTGIWVGDCFIYNNSSSRLNYCVGGEVTTMFHLDRPMYLLGYLASQSRVYLIDKEFNVMGYTLLLSLIEYKTLVMRGDLERASEVLPSIPKEHHNSVAHFLESRGMLEDALEVATDPDYRFDLAVQLGRLEIAKAIATEVQSESKWKQLGELAMSTGKLEMAEQCLSQAMDLSGLLLLYSALGDAEGINKLASLAKDQGKNNVAFLCLFMLGKLEDCLQLLVESNRIPEAALMARSYLPSKVSDIVSIWKKDLNKVNPKAAESLADPEEYPNLFEDWQIALAVESNVADKRGTYPPAEEYLHHTEKSNISLVEALKSMQVDDDALPLENGDSGHEAMEEIGVDDGQEEAVEVDVDYSTDSAVLVNGNEGEEQWVLTSHE, from the exons ATG CCTCTCAGACTAGATATCAAG AGGAAACTTGCTCAAAGGTCAGAAAGGGTAAAATCGGTAGATCTGCATCCAACAGAACCATG GATTCTTGCAAGTCTATATTCTGGAAGTGTCTGTATATGGAACTATCAAACACAG ACTATGGTAAAATCTTTTGAGGTCACTGAGTTACCAG TCCGATCAGCAAAATTTATAGCGCGGAAGCAGTGGGTTGTGGCTGGTGCAGATGATATGTTTATTCGTGTCTACAATTACAATACTATGGACAAAATTAAAGTATTTGAGGCACATACAGATTACATACGGTGTGTGGCTATACACCCAACACTTCCATATGTTTTGTCATCATCAGATGACATGCTGATAAAACTTTGGGACTGGGAGAAGGGTTGGATGTGTACCCAAATTTTTGAAGGACACTCTCACTATGTGATGCAAGTTGTCTTTAATCCAAAAGACACAAATACTTTTGCAAGTGCCTCCCTGGACCGCACAATAAAG ATATGGAATCTTGGTTCTCCAGATCCAAATTTTACTTTAGATGCTCATTCAAAAGGAGTAAATTGTGTTGATTATTTTACTGGTGGTGATAGGCCATATTTAATTACTGGTTCTGACGATCAAACTGCAAAG GTCTGGGACTATCAAACCAAGAGTTGTGTTCAAACACTTGAAGGTCATACACACAATGTTTCAGCTGTCTGTTTTCATCCTGAGCTTCCAATAATACTAACAGGTTCAGAGGATGGAACTGTTAGAGTTTGGCATGCAACTACATATAG ACTTGAAAATACACTAAATTATGGTCTGGAACGAGTTTGGGCTGTAGGATATATTAAGGGATCAAGAAG GGTTGTAATAGGATATGATGAAGGAACCATTATGGTGAAGATTGGTCGTGAAGTACCAGTTGCTAGCATGGACAGTAGTGGAAAAATCATTTGGGCAAAGCACAATGAGATTCAAACAGTTAACATCAAGACGGTCGGAGCTGATTTCGAG GTTACAGATGGTGAAAGATTACCTTTAGCTGTGAAGGAGTTAGGAAGCTGTGATCTCTATCCACAA AGTTTGAAGCACAATCCAAATGGAAGATTTGTCGTTGTTTGCGGAGATGGAGAATACATTATATATACTGCCTTAGCATGGAGGAACAGATCGTTTGGATCTGCTCTGGAGTTTGTCTGGTCAACTGATGGAGAGTATGCAATCAGGGAAAGTACATCAAAGATTAAGATCTTCAGTAAAACCTTTCAG GAGAGAAAAAGTATTAGGCCAACATTTTCCACAGAGCATATTTTTGGTGGAACACTGTTAGCTATGTGCTCCAGTGACTTCATTTGTTTTTATGATTGGGCCGAGTGCAGATTAATACGCCGGATTGATGTCAGTGTTAAA AATCTCTATTGGGCTGATAGTGGTGACCTACTGGTCATTGCTAGTGATACTTCCTTCTATATTCTTAAGTACAAT AGAGATGTTGTTTCCTCTTACCTAGAAAATGGAAAACCAGTAGATGACCAAGGTGTTGAAGATGCATTTGAGCTTCTTCATGAACTAAATGAGCGGGTTAGAACTGGGATATGGGTTGGTGACTGTTTCATTTATAATAATTCTTCTTCACGGCTAAATTATTGTGTTGGTGGAGAG GTGACCACCATGTTCCACTTGGATCGGCCTATGTACTTGCTAGGATATCTTGCTAGTCAAAGTCGGGTGTATCTTATTGACAAGGAGTTCAA tgTCATGGGTTACACCTTACTCCTCAGCTTGATTGAGTACAAGACACTTGTGATGCGTGGGGACTTGGAACGTGCTAGTGAAGTTTTGCCATCAATTCCGAAGGAACATCATAATAG tgtggcTCATTTCCTGGAATCTCGGGGCATGCTAGAGGATGCTCTTGAAGTAGCAACAGACCCTGATTACAGATTTGACCTAGCAGTTCAGCTTGGTAGATTGGAAATTGCAAAG GCGATTGCTACGGAAGTACAAAGTGAATCAAAGTGGAAGCAACTAGGAGAGTTGGCTATGTCTACCGGGAAG TTGGAGATGGCTGAGCAATGCCTGTCACAGGCTATGGATTTGAGTGGCTTATTGCTTCTTTACTCAGCTCTTGGTGATGCTGAAGGGATAAATAAACTTGCATCTCTTGCAAAAGACCAAGGAAAAAATAATGTTGCCTTTCTTTGTCTATTCATGCTAGGTAAATTGGAGGATTGCCTTCAGTTATTGGTGGAGAG TAACCGTATTCCAGAAGCTGCACTAATGGCAAGGTCTTATCTTCCAAGCAAAGTCTCAGATATTGTGTCAATTTGGAAAAAGGATCTCAACAAG GTCAATCCAAAAGCTGCAGAGTCTTTGGCTGATCCTGAAGAGTATCCTAATCTTTTTGAAGACTGGCAGATTGCTCTGGCTGTTGAATCGAATGTTGCTGATAAAAG GGGTACATATCCTCCTGCTGAGGAATATTTACACCATACTGAAAAGTCAAATATCAGTCTTGTGGAAGCTCTAAAAAGCATGCAAGTTGATGATGATGCCCTGCCTCTGGAAAATGGTGATTCTGGCCACGAG GCAATGGAAGAGATTGGAGTAGACGATGGTCAAGAGGAAGCTGTTGAAGTTGATGTAGATTATTCGACCGATAGTGCTGTCCTTGTCAATGGAAATGAGGGTGAGGAACAGTGGG TGCTAACTTCCCATGAATAG